In one window of Bombus fervidus isolate BK054 chromosome 4, iyBomFerv1, whole genome shotgun sequence DNA:
- the LOC139986903 gene encoding uncharacterized protein isoform X3 yields the protein MGKTRGVHETTPELRNRMVGMYEAGLGLREIAAAVNCSQRTVKRWLNRFDKEGTVETRERCGRKRATTAEQDEAIVRLATQTPITAAKAVLPALGLTCSVDTIRERLHKAGIHNWSPSRKYMQRIPLGDTDGVAIQQPVWRPTGTQLGKKKSSRDPNKNEKNASIVKKRNPLRKIRAKDVYVGDGAPTESVKSSNEQQAFIYQQQSASQTEANEIQAPPQPLHPQTDFGNTLSLTQETQPIYQHPGLNISQNWPLDLVQGSHHYPQGQQNSISHEQVVSSQQLQELHAQQERQHHIQQVQQTITDQTHNLDQQQGQLQAEVQQQQQQHRDHLHSQLTSPQTKSIQDKVSSEEGSTRNQLQKRKKKGGKAKGTLETSVEIRNRMIGMSEAGLSTLSIALAIDRSERTVKRWLERWHKEGNVQTKERKGRRRITTKEQDEAIVAMATQQPLTAAKHVAPALGLKCSVDTIRERLHKAGIHSWKLGKKQGEGNAVHTVHLWQPSGNRPNKPKLPGEKKKKSSNNKKRDQTSNNTQKRLSTRKRKPEAVPVKMISPPANIMSEQTTTLSFHNPGTMANYVSGSNIIQPIHNISAPPSTIVQSQSHPPAGPPPASQSIQPINSMMQQRPDCRLAPAIVTPVSGQGNTGVAYPSCMVGSNSHTGHMEQPDPLNYEPYIWSF from the exons ATGGGAAAAACGAGAGGAGTGCATGAAACAACGCCGGAATTAAGAAATCGAATGGTAGGAATGTATGAAGCGGGTTTAGGCCTGCGAGAAATCGCAGCTGCCGTAAATTGTTCG CAACGTACAGTAAAGAGATGGTTAAACAGATTCGACAAAGAAGGCACGGTGGAAACTCGAGAACGATGCGGACGTAAAAGGGCAACGACAGCGGAACAAGATGAAGCAATTGTTCGACTAGCCACACAGACACCGATAACGGCAGCAAAAGCTGTGCTTCCTGCTTTAGGACTTACTTGTTCTGTCGATACTATACGCGAAAGATTACATAAAGCTGGAATTCATAATTGGAGTCCTTCGCGAAAATACATGCAAAGAATCCCACTCGG CGATACAGATGGTGTTGCTATACAACAACCTGTATGGAGACCTACTGGAACGCAATTAGGGAAAAAAAAGTCTTCCAGAGATCCtaataagaatgaaaagaaTGCTAGTATagttaaaaagagaaatccaCTAAGGAAAATTAGAGCCAAAGATGTTTATGTTGGAGATGGAGCACCAACAGAAAGCGTGAAGTCTTCTAACGAACAACAGGCATTTATATATCAACAACAAAGTGCTTCGCAGACAGAAGCCAATGAAATACAAGCACCGCCTCAACCTTTACACCCTCAGACAGATTTTGGCAATACTCTGAGTTTAACTCAGGAAACGCAACCTATTTATCAGCATCCTGGTCTGAATATCTCTCAGAATTGGCCTCTAGATTTAGTACAAGGAAGTCATCATTATCCACAG GGTCAACAGAATTCAATATCTCACGAACAAGTAGTTTCCTCTCAACAGCTTCAAGAATTGCACGCACAACAGGAACGGCAACACCATATCCAACAAGTACAACAAACGATCACGGATCAGACTCATAATCTTGATCAACAACAAGGGCAACTTCAAGCAGAAGttcagcagcaacaacagcagcatCGTGATCACTTACATTCTCAGTTAACTAGTCCACAAACCA AATCTATTCAGGATAAAGTTTCATCGGAAGAAGGTAGCACGAGAAATCAACtacagaaaaggaaaaaaaaaggcgGGAAAGCAAAAGGGACATTGGAAACCAGCGTTGAAATTCGAAATCGTATGATCGGCATGTCCGAAGCTGGTTTATCCACGTTATCTATTGCGCTTGCAATCGACAGATCG GAACGTACCGTTAAAAGATGGTTAGAACGTTGGCATAAAGAAGGTAACGTACAaactaaagaaagaaagggtcGTCGACGAATCACTACTAAAGAACAAGACGAAGCCATTGTTGCTATGGCTACTCAGCAACCGCTGACTGCAGCTAAACATGTTGCGCCTGCTCTGGGTTTAAAATGTAGCGTTGATACAATCAGGGAAAGGCTGCATAAAGCCGGTATACACAGTTGGAAGCTTGGAAAGAAACAGGG AGAAGGAAATGCTGTACATACTGTACACCTTTGGCAACCAAGTGGAAATCGACCGAATAAGCCAAAACTACCGggcgagaagaagaaaaagtcaaGCAATAATAAAAAACGCGATCAAACATCAAACAACACGCAGAAACGATTATCtactagaaaaagaaaacccGAAGCGGTCCCAGTAAAGATGATTTCACCACCTGCAAACATAATGTCGGAACAAACTACTACTTTATCATTCCATAATCCTGGAACAA TGGCAAACTATGTTTCAGGttctaatataatacaacCTATTCATAATATTTCCGCACCTCCTTCTACAATTGTTCAATCTCAATCGCATCCGCCAGCAGGTCCTCCGCCAGCATCTCAATCGATACAACCAATCAATTCTATGATGCAACAAAGGCCTGACTGTCGATTAGCACCAGCAATTGTGACACCCGTGTCGGGTCAAGGAAATACCGGAGTTGCCTATCCGTCGTGTATGGTTGGAAGTAACAGTCACACAGGACACATGGAACAACCAGATCCTTTAAATTATGAACCGTACATTTGGAGTTTCTAA
- the LOC139986903 gene encoding uncharacterized protein isoform X4 — MGKTRGVHETTPELRNRMVGMYEAGLGLREIAAAVNCSQRTVKRWLNRFDKEGTVETRERCGRKRATTAEQDEAIVRLATQTPITAAKAVLPALGLTCSVDTIRERLHKAGIHNWSPSRKYMQRIPLGDTDGVAIQQPVWRPTGTQLGKKKSSRDPNKNEKNASIVKKRNPLRKIRAKDVYVGDGAPTESVKSSNEQQAFIYQQQSASQTEANEIQAPPQPLHPQTDFGNTLSLTQETQPIYQHPGLNISQNWPLDLVQGSHHYPQGQQNSISHEQVVSSQQLQELHAQQERQHHIQQVQQTITDQTHNLDQQQGQLQAEVQQQQQQHRDHLHSQLTSPQTSTNLVSDNSNTRGSQDNNQSSSIESIQDKVSSEEGSTRNQLQKRKKKGGKAKGTLETSVEIRNRMIGMSEAGLSTLSIALAIDRSERTVKRWLERWHKEGNVQTKERKGRRRITTKEQDEAIVAMATQQPLTAAKHVAPALGLKCSVDTIRERLHKAGIHSWKLGKKQGEGNAVHTVHLWQPSGNRPNKPKLPGEKKKKSSNNKKRDQTSNNTQKRLSTRKRKPEAVPVKMISPPANIMSEQTTTLSFHNPGTMANYVSGPPPASQSIQPINSMMQQRPDCRLAPAIVTPVSGQGNTGVAYPSCMVGSNSHTGHMEQPDPLNYEPYIWSF; from the exons ATGGGAAAAACGAGAGGAGTGCATGAAACAACGCCGGAATTAAGAAATCGAATGGTAGGAATGTATGAAGCGGGTTTAGGCCTGCGAGAAATCGCAGCTGCCGTAAATTGTTCG CAACGTACAGTAAAGAGATGGTTAAACAGATTCGACAAAGAAGGCACGGTGGAAACTCGAGAACGATGCGGACGTAAAAGGGCAACGACAGCGGAACAAGATGAAGCAATTGTTCGACTAGCCACACAGACACCGATAACGGCAGCAAAAGCTGTGCTTCCTGCTTTAGGACTTACTTGTTCTGTCGATACTATACGCGAAAGATTACATAAAGCTGGAATTCATAATTGGAGTCCTTCGCGAAAATACATGCAAAGAATCCCACTCGG CGATACAGATGGTGTTGCTATACAACAACCTGTATGGAGACCTACTGGAACGCAATTAGGGAAAAAAAAGTCTTCCAGAGATCCtaataagaatgaaaagaaTGCTAGTATagttaaaaagagaaatccaCTAAGGAAAATTAGAGCCAAAGATGTTTATGTTGGAGATGGAGCACCAACAGAAAGCGTGAAGTCTTCTAACGAACAACAGGCATTTATATATCAACAACAAAGTGCTTCGCAGACAGAAGCCAATGAAATACAAGCACCGCCTCAACCTTTACACCCTCAGACAGATTTTGGCAATACTCTGAGTTTAACTCAGGAAACGCAACCTATTTATCAGCATCCTGGTCTGAATATCTCTCAGAATTGGCCTCTAGATTTAGTACAAGGAAGTCATCATTATCCACAG GGTCAACAGAATTCAATATCTCACGAACAAGTAGTTTCCTCTCAACAGCTTCAAGAATTGCACGCACAACAGGAACGGCAACACCATATCCAACAAGTACAACAAACGATCACGGATCAGACTCATAATCTTGATCAACAACAAGGGCAACTTCAAGCAGAAGttcagcagcaacaacagcagcatCGTGATCACTTACATTCTCAGTTAACTAGTCCACAAACCAGTACGAATTTAGTTTCTGATAATTCTAATACTCGTGGTTCTCAAGATAATAATCAGTCTTCTAGCATAGAATCTATTCAGGATAAAGTTTCATCGGAAGAAGGTAGCACGAGAAATCAACtacagaaaaggaaaaaaaaaggcgGGAAAGCAAAAGGGACATTGGAAACCAGCGTTGAAATTCGAAATCGTATGATCGGCATGTCCGAAGCTGGTTTATCCACGTTATCTATTGCGCTTGCAATCGACAGATCG GAACGTACCGTTAAAAGATGGTTAGAACGTTGGCATAAAGAAGGTAACGTACAaactaaagaaagaaagggtcGTCGACGAATCACTACTAAAGAACAAGACGAAGCCATTGTTGCTATGGCTACTCAGCAACCGCTGACTGCAGCTAAACATGTTGCGCCTGCTCTGGGTTTAAAATGTAGCGTTGATACAATCAGGGAAAGGCTGCATAAAGCCGGTATACACAGTTGGAAGCTTGGAAAGAAACAGGG AGAAGGAAATGCTGTACATACTGTACACCTTTGGCAACCAAGTGGAAATCGACCGAATAAGCCAAAACTACCGggcgagaagaagaaaaagtcaaGCAATAATAAAAAACGCGATCAAACATCAAACAACACGCAGAAACGATTATCtactagaaaaagaaaacccGAAGCGGTCCCAGTAAAGATGATTTCACCACCTGCAAACATAATGTCGGAACAAACTACTACTTTATCATTCCATAATCCTGGAACAA TGGCAAACTATGTTTCAG GTCCTCCGCCAGCATCTCAATCGATACAACCAATCAATTCTATGATGCAACAAAGGCCTGACTGTCGATTAGCACCAGCAATTGTGACACCCGTGTCGGGTCAAGGAAATACCGGAGTTGCCTATCCGTCGTGTATGGTTGGAAGTAACAGTCACACAGGACACATGGAACAACCAGATCCTTTAAATTATGAACCGTACATTTGGAGTTTCTAA
- the LOC139986903 gene encoding uncharacterized protein isoform X2 yields the protein MGKTRGVHETTPELRNRMVGMYEAGLGLREIAAAVNCSQRTVKRWLNRFDKEGTVETRERCGRKRATTAEQDEAIVRLATQTPITAAKAVLPALGLTCSVDTIRERLHKAGIHNWSPSRKYMQRIPLGDTDGVAIQQPVWRPTGTQLGKKKSSRDPNKNEKNASIVKKRNPLRKIRAKDVYVGDGAPTESVKSSNEQQAFIYQQQSASQTEANEIQAPPQPLHPQTDFGNTLSLTQETQPIYQHPGLNISQNWPLDLVQGSHHYPQLQELHAQQERQHHIQQVQQTITDQTHNLDQQQGQLQAEVQQQQQQHRDHLHSQLTSPQTSTNLVSDNSNTRGSQDNNQSSSIESIQDKVSSEEGSTRNQLQKRKKKGGKAKGTLETSVEIRNRMIGMSEAGLSTLSIALAIDRSERTVKRWLERWHKEGNVQTKERKGRRRITTKEQDEAIVAMATQQPLTAAKHVAPALGLKCSVDTIRERLHKAGIHSWKLGKKQGEGNAVHTVHLWQPSGNRPNKPKLPGEKKKKSSNNKKRDQTSNNTQKRLSTRKRKPEAVPVKMISPPANIMSEQTTTLSFHNPGTMANYVSGSNIIQPIHNISAPPSTIVQSQSHPPAGPPPASQSIQPINSMMQQRPDCRLAPAIVTPVSGQGNTGVAYPSCMVGSNSHTGHMEQPDPLNYEPYIWSF from the exons ATGGGAAAAACGAGAGGAGTGCATGAAACAACGCCGGAATTAAGAAATCGAATGGTAGGAATGTATGAAGCGGGTTTAGGCCTGCGAGAAATCGCAGCTGCCGTAAATTGTTCG CAACGTACAGTAAAGAGATGGTTAAACAGATTCGACAAAGAAGGCACGGTGGAAACTCGAGAACGATGCGGACGTAAAAGGGCAACGACAGCGGAACAAGATGAAGCAATTGTTCGACTAGCCACACAGACACCGATAACGGCAGCAAAAGCTGTGCTTCCTGCTTTAGGACTTACTTGTTCTGTCGATACTATACGCGAAAGATTACATAAAGCTGGAATTCATAATTGGAGTCCTTCGCGAAAATACATGCAAAGAATCCCACTCGG CGATACAGATGGTGTTGCTATACAACAACCTGTATGGAGACCTACTGGAACGCAATTAGGGAAAAAAAAGTCTTCCAGAGATCCtaataagaatgaaaagaaTGCTAGTATagttaaaaagagaaatccaCTAAGGAAAATTAGAGCCAAAGATGTTTATGTTGGAGATGGAGCACCAACAGAAAGCGTGAAGTCTTCTAACGAACAACAGGCATTTATATATCAACAACAAAGTGCTTCGCAGACAGAAGCCAATGAAATACAAGCACCGCCTCAACCTTTACACCCTCAGACAGATTTTGGCAATACTCTGAGTTTAACTCAGGAAACGCAACCTATTTATCAGCATCCTGGTCTGAATATCTCTCAGAATTGGCCTCTAGATTTAGTACAAGGAAGTCATCATTATCCACAG CTTCAAGAATTGCACGCACAACAGGAACGGCAACACCATATCCAACAAGTACAACAAACGATCACGGATCAGACTCATAATCTTGATCAACAACAAGGGCAACTTCAAGCAGAAGttcagcagcaacaacagcagcatCGTGATCACTTACATTCTCAGTTAACTAGTCCACAAACCAGTACGAATTTAGTTTCTGATAATTCTAATACTCGTGGTTCTCAAGATAATAATCAGTCTTCTAGCATAGAATCTATTCAGGATAAAGTTTCATCGGAAGAAGGTAGCACGAGAAATCAACtacagaaaaggaaaaaaaaaggcgGGAAAGCAAAAGGGACATTGGAAACCAGCGTTGAAATTCGAAATCGTATGATCGGCATGTCCGAAGCTGGTTTATCCACGTTATCTATTGCGCTTGCAATCGACAGATCG GAACGTACCGTTAAAAGATGGTTAGAACGTTGGCATAAAGAAGGTAACGTACAaactaaagaaagaaagggtcGTCGACGAATCACTACTAAAGAACAAGACGAAGCCATTGTTGCTATGGCTACTCAGCAACCGCTGACTGCAGCTAAACATGTTGCGCCTGCTCTGGGTTTAAAATGTAGCGTTGATACAATCAGGGAAAGGCTGCATAAAGCCGGTATACACAGTTGGAAGCTTGGAAAGAAACAGGG AGAAGGAAATGCTGTACATACTGTACACCTTTGGCAACCAAGTGGAAATCGACCGAATAAGCCAAAACTACCGggcgagaagaagaaaaagtcaaGCAATAATAAAAAACGCGATCAAACATCAAACAACACGCAGAAACGATTATCtactagaaaaagaaaacccGAAGCGGTCCCAGTAAAGATGATTTCACCACCTGCAAACATAATGTCGGAACAAACTACTACTTTATCATTCCATAATCCTGGAACAA TGGCAAACTATGTTTCAGGttctaatataatacaacCTATTCATAATATTTCCGCACCTCCTTCTACAATTGTTCAATCTCAATCGCATCCGCCAGCAGGTCCTCCGCCAGCATCTCAATCGATACAACCAATCAATTCTATGATGCAACAAAGGCCTGACTGTCGATTAGCACCAGCAATTGTGACACCCGTGTCGGGTCAAGGAAATACCGGAGTTGCCTATCCGTCGTGTATGGTTGGAAGTAACAGTCACACAGGACACATGGAACAACCAGATCCTTTAAATTATGAACCGTACATTTGGAGTTTCTAA
- the LOC139986903 gene encoding uncharacterized protein isoform X5: protein MGKTRGVHETTPELRNRMVGMYEAGLGLREIAAAVNCSQRTVKRWLNRFDKEGTVETRERCGRKRATTAEQDEAIVRLATQTPITAAKAVLPALGLTCSVDTIRERLHKAGIHNWSPSRKYMQRIPLGDTDGVAIQQPVWRPTGTQLGKKKSSRDPNKNEKNASIVKKRNPLRKIRAKDVYVGDGAPTESVKSSNEQQAFIYQQQSASQTEANEIQAPPQPLHPQTDFGNTLSLTQETQPIYQHPGLNISQNWPLDLVQGSHHYPQGQQNSISHEQVVSSQQLQELHAQQERQHHIQQVQQTITDQTHNLDQQQGQLQAEVQQQQQQHRDHLHSQLTSPQTSTNLVSDNSNTRGSQDNNQSSSIESIQDKVSSEEGSTRNQLQKRKKKGGKAKGTLETSVEIRNRMIGMSEAGLSTLSIALAIDRSERTVKRWLERWHKEGNVQTKERKGRRRITTKEQDEAIVAMATQQPLTAAKHVAPALGLKCSVDTIRERLHKAGIHSWKLGKKQGEGNAVHTVHLWQPSGNRPNKPKLPGEKKKKSSNNKKRDQTSNNTQKRLSTRKRKPEAVPVKMISPPANIMSEQTTTLSFHNPGTSPPPASQSIQPINSMMQQRPDCRLAPAIVTPVSGQGNTGVAYPSCMVGSNSHTGHMEQPDPLNYEPYIWSF, encoded by the exons ATGGGAAAAACGAGAGGAGTGCATGAAACAACGCCGGAATTAAGAAATCGAATGGTAGGAATGTATGAAGCGGGTTTAGGCCTGCGAGAAATCGCAGCTGCCGTAAATTGTTCG CAACGTACAGTAAAGAGATGGTTAAACAGATTCGACAAAGAAGGCACGGTGGAAACTCGAGAACGATGCGGACGTAAAAGGGCAACGACAGCGGAACAAGATGAAGCAATTGTTCGACTAGCCACACAGACACCGATAACGGCAGCAAAAGCTGTGCTTCCTGCTTTAGGACTTACTTGTTCTGTCGATACTATACGCGAAAGATTACATAAAGCTGGAATTCATAATTGGAGTCCTTCGCGAAAATACATGCAAAGAATCCCACTCGG CGATACAGATGGTGTTGCTATACAACAACCTGTATGGAGACCTACTGGAACGCAATTAGGGAAAAAAAAGTCTTCCAGAGATCCtaataagaatgaaaagaaTGCTAGTATagttaaaaagagaaatccaCTAAGGAAAATTAGAGCCAAAGATGTTTATGTTGGAGATGGAGCACCAACAGAAAGCGTGAAGTCTTCTAACGAACAACAGGCATTTATATATCAACAACAAAGTGCTTCGCAGACAGAAGCCAATGAAATACAAGCACCGCCTCAACCTTTACACCCTCAGACAGATTTTGGCAATACTCTGAGTTTAACTCAGGAAACGCAACCTATTTATCAGCATCCTGGTCTGAATATCTCTCAGAATTGGCCTCTAGATTTAGTACAAGGAAGTCATCATTATCCACAG GGTCAACAGAATTCAATATCTCACGAACAAGTAGTTTCCTCTCAACAGCTTCAAGAATTGCACGCACAACAGGAACGGCAACACCATATCCAACAAGTACAACAAACGATCACGGATCAGACTCATAATCTTGATCAACAACAAGGGCAACTTCAAGCAGAAGttcagcagcaacaacagcagcatCGTGATCACTTACATTCTCAGTTAACTAGTCCACAAACCAGTACGAATTTAGTTTCTGATAATTCTAATACTCGTGGTTCTCAAGATAATAATCAGTCTTCTAGCATAGAATCTATTCAGGATAAAGTTTCATCGGAAGAAGGTAGCACGAGAAATCAACtacagaaaaggaaaaaaaaaggcgGGAAAGCAAAAGGGACATTGGAAACCAGCGTTGAAATTCGAAATCGTATGATCGGCATGTCCGAAGCTGGTTTATCCACGTTATCTATTGCGCTTGCAATCGACAGATCG GAACGTACCGTTAAAAGATGGTTAGAACGTTGGCATAAAGAAGGTAACGTACAaactaaagaaagaaagggtcGTCGACGAATCACTACTAAAGAACAAGACGAAGCCATTGTTGCTATGGCTACTCAGCAACCGCTGACTGCAGCTAAACATGTTGCGCCTGCTCTGGGTTTAAAATGTAGCGTTGATACAATCAGGGAAAGGCTGCATAAAGCCGGTATACACAGTTGGAAGCTTGGAAAGAAACAGGG AGAAGGAAATGCTGTACATACTGTACACCTTTGGCAACCAAGTGGAAATCGACCGAATAAGCCAAAACTACCGggcgagaagaagaaaaagtcaaGCAATAATAAAAAACGCGATCAAACATCAAACAACACGCAGAAACGATTATCtactagaaaaagaaaacccGAAGCGGTCCCAGTAAAGATGATTTCACCACCTGCAAACATAATGTCGGAACAAACTACTACTTTATCATTCCATAATCCTGGAACAA GTCCTCCGCCAGCATCTCAATCGATACAACCAATCAATTCTATGATGCAACAAAGGCCTGACTGTCGATTAGCACCAGCAATTGTGACACCCGTGTCGGGTCAAGGAAATACCGGAGTTGCCTATCCGTCGTGTATGGTTGGAAGTAACAGTCACACAGGACACATGGAACAACCAGATCCTTTAAATTATGAACCGTACATTTGGAGTTTCTAA
- the LOC139986903 gene encoding uncharacterized protein isoform X1 produces MGKTRGVHETTPELRNRMVGMYEAGLGLREIAAAVNCSQRTVKRWLNRFDKEGTVETRERCGRKRATTAEQDEAIVRLATQTPITAAKAVLPALGLTCSVDTIRERLHKAGIHNWSPSRKYMQRIPLGDTDGVAIQQPVWRPTGTQLGKKKSSRDPNKNEKNASIVKKRNPLRKIRAKDVYVGDGAPTESVKSSNEQQAFIYQQQSASQTEANEIQAPPQPLHPQTDFGNTLSLTQETQPIYQHPGLNISQNWPLDLVQGSHHYPQGQQNSISHEQVVSSQQLQELHAQQERQHHIQQVQQTITDQTHNLDQQQGQLQAEVQQQQQQHRDHLHSQLTSPQTSTNLVSDNSNTRGSQDNNQSSSIESIQDKVSSEEGSTRNQLQKRKKKGGKAKGTLETSVEIRNRMIGMSEAGLSTLSIALAIDRSERTVKRWLERWHKEGNVQTKERKGRRRITTKEQDEAIVAMATQQPLTAAKHVAPALGLKCSVDTIRERLHKAGIHSWKLGKKQGEGNAVHTVHLWQPSGNRPNKPKLPGEKKKKSSNNKKRDQTSNNTQKRLSTRKRKPEAVPVKMISPPANIMSEQTTTLSFHNPGTMANYVSGSNIIQPIHNISAPPSTIVQSQSHPPAGPPPASQSIQPINSMMQQRPDCRLAPAIVTPVSGQGNTGVAYPSCMVGSNSHTGHMEQPDPLNYEPYIWSF; encoded by the exons ATGGGAAAAACGAGAGGAGTGCATGAAACAACGCCGGAATTAAGAAATCGAATGGTAGGAATGTATGAAGCGGGTTTAGGCCTGCGAGAAATCGCAGCTGCCGTAAATTGTTCG CAACGTACAGTAAAGAGATGGTTAAACAGATTCGACAAAGAAGGCACGGTGGAAACTCGAGAACGATGCGGACGTAAAAGGGCAACGACAGCGGAACAAGATGAAGCAATTGTTCGACTAGCCACACAGACACCGATAACGGCAGCAAAAGCTGTGCTTCCTGCTTTAGGACTTACTTGTTCTGTCGATACTATACGCGAAAGATTACATAAAGCTGGAATTCATAATTGGAGTCCTTCGCGAAAATACATGCAAAGAATCCCACTCGG CGATACAGATGGTGTTGCTATACAACAACCTGTATGGAGACCTACTGGAACGCAATTAGGGAAAAAAAAGTCTTCCAGAGATCCtaataagaatgaaaagaaTGCTAGTATagttaaaaagagaaatccaCTAAGGAAAATTAGAGCCAAAGATGTTTATGTTGGAGATGGAGCACCAACAGAAAGCGTGAAGTCTTCTAACGAACAACAGGCATTTATATATCAACAACAAAGTGCTTCGCAGACAGAAGCCAATGAAATACAAGCACCGCCTCAACCTTTACACCCTCAGACAGATTTTGGCAATACTCTGAGTTTAACTCAGGAAACGCAACCTATTTATCAGCATCCTGGTCTGAATATCTCTCAGAATTGGCCTCTAGATTTAGTACAAGGAAGTCATCATTATCCACAG GGTCAACAGAATTCAATATCTCACGAACAAGTAGTTTCCTCTCAACAGCTTCAAGAATTGCACGCACAACAGGAACGGCAACACCATATCCAACAAGTACAACAAACGATCACGGATCAGACTCATAATCTTGATCAACAACAAGGGCAACTTCAAGCAGAAGttcagcagcaacaacagcagcatCGTGATCACTTACATTCTCAGTTAACTAGTCCACAAACCAGTACGAATTTAGTTTCTGATAATTCTAATACTCGTGGTTCTCAAGATAATAATCAGTCTTCTAGCATAGAATCTATTCAGGATAAAGTTTCATCGGAAGAAGGTAGCACGAGAAATCAACtacagaaaaggaaaaaaaaaggcgGGAAAGCAAAAGGGACATTGGAAACCAGCGTTGAAATTCGAAATCGTATGATCGGCATGTCCGAAGCTGGTTTATCCACGTTATCTATTGCGCTTGCAATCGACAGATCG GAACGTACCGTTAAAAGATGGTTAGAACGTTGGCATAAAGAAGGTAACGTACAaactaaagaaagaaagggtcGTCGACGAATCACTACTAAAGAACAAGACGAAGCCATTGTTGCTATGGCTACTCAGCAACCGCTGACTGCAGCTAAACATGTTGCGCCTGCTCTGGGTTTAAAATGTAGCGTTGATACAATCAGGGAAAGGCTGCATAAAGCCGGTATACACAGTTGGAAGCTTGGAAAGAAACAGGG AGAAGGAAATGCTGTACATACTGTACACCTTTGGCAACCAAGTGGAAATCGACCGAATAAGCCAAAACTACCGggcgagaagaagaaaaagtcaaGCAATAATAAAAAACGCGATCAAACATCAAACAACACGCAGAAACGATTATCtactagaaaaagaaaacccGAAGCGGTCCCAGTAAAGATGATTTCACCACCTGCAAACATAATGTCGGAACAAACTACTACTTTATCATTCCATAATCCTGGAACAA TGGCAAACTATGTTTCAGGttctaatataatacaacCTATTCATAATATTTCCGCACCTCCTTCTACAATTGTTCAATCTCAATCGCATCCGCCAGCAGGTCCTCCGCCAGCATCTCAATCGATACAACCAATCAATTCTATGATGCAACAAAGGCCTGACTGTCGATTAGCACCAGCAATTGTGACACCCGTGTCGGGTCAAGGAAATACCGGAGTTGCCTATCCGTCGTGTATGGTTGGAAGTAACAGTCACACAGGACACATGGAACAACCAGATCCTTTAAATTATGAACCGTACATTTGGAGTTTCTAA